TGGTGGGTCTTGGTGTCCTTCTCCTGCCGCTCGCCGCCGCGCGTGATCAGGTTGCGCGCCACGAACAGGTCCCGTTCGGCGAACCGGATGCTCGGCCAGCGCAGCGCGCACAGCCTCCCGCGGCGGGCGCCGGTCACCACCGCCAGCCACAGCAGCGTGCCGAAGTCCGGGCTGGACGCCCAGGCGGCGTTGATCAGCGCGGAGACCTGCTCGGGGCTGGGCGGGGCGGCCTCGTGGTGCTGGGGGCGGGGCGGCCTGGCGATCGCGGCGGGGCTGGCGGGCAGCCAGCCCAGCGGACCGCCAGGCCGAGCGCCGCGCTCAAGATGAAGTGGATCTTGCGCACCGTCGCCGGCGCCATCGGCAGGCCGCGGGCGCAGTCCGGCTCGTGGACGACCTCGGCGGCGCCGGGGCCAGGGGTGTAGCGCTCGCCGGCGCGCAGCGCGGCCTTGCCCTCGCGCGCCAGGAGCGCGCAGCGCCGGCAGCGGCTGCCGTGGCGGCGCAGCTCCACGTAGAACGCGTCGAGGCCGTCGACGGTGAGCTTGCGCAGCGGGACGTGCCCGAGCCTGGGGCGCAGGGTGCGCTCGATGTAGCCCTGGTAGGCGTGGCGGGTGCTCAGCTCGAGGTCGGCGGTGTCCAGCCAGCGGTCGAGCAGGTAGCCAACCGTCGCGCCGGTCGCCGGGCGGTGCTGGCGTCGACCTGGCCGAGCAGCCGGGTGAGGGTCCGCTCGGCCTCGGGCGCGGGTGTGGGCGGTGGCGGTGAGGCGCCGCTCCTTGCCGGTGACCGGGTCGCGGCCCGCGTAGACCATCACGCGGAGGCTCCTCCCGCGCTTGACGATCTGCATCTGCCCTCGCGCCATGGCCCCGATGCCTACACCCGGTACCAAGCGGCCACCTGGGAGCGAGTCCGGGAAGACGAAGCCCCTGCTAGATGGTGGAGCCCTCGATCGGAATCGAACCGATGACCTGCGCTTTACGAGAGCGCCGCTCTGACCGACTGAGCTACGAGGGCTAGCTGCGACAACAGGCTACGAGCCTTGTCCTTGACCCGCCAAGTTGACCGCCATCGGCGTCATCGTCGTCCTGGCTGTCAAGGAGCCTGCCCATGGCCTCGGCGCGCCGGCGTGCATCGTAGCAGTGACGTGGGAGTACAGGTCCAGGGTAATGCGGATCTGGCTGTGGCCGAGCAGGTCGCTCACGATCTTGGGGTGATGCCCTCCCCGAGCAGCAAGGTGGCGCAGCTGTGGCGGAGGTCGTGGAAGCAGATGTGCGGCAGGCCGGCACGGTCAAGCAGCGGGTGGAAGTACTGCTGCCGCAGGTTGCTCGGGGTTGATCGGCTTGCCCACGGTGTTCGGGAAGACCAGGCCGTGATCCTCCCAGCGGCCGCCGCAACGCCGCCCGCTCGCCGGACCCCCTTTCCGTGCACGAGCCAACCCATCAGCGCCGACGCGTAGGTGGGATCGGGGGTCGGGCCTGGTGGGCTGGACGCTGGTGACGGTGATCTGCGCGGCGCCGAACACGACCAGCAGGCAGCGCAGGGACGGCGACCTGGTCAACCTCCCGGGCGCCAGCACCCGCGGGTGAACCCGCTTCATGGTACCGGATCCGGCTACCGGCGGATCTCGAGGCGGGCCATGGGGATCCGAGGGCCGGCGAAGGCGGCCTGGACCGACAGGAACGCGGCTTCCAGGGTGAGCAGGGGCGCGGCTCCGATGGCAAGGCGGCGGTCGGCCTCCTCGAGCGCGGTGGCGGCGCGGACGGCGGCGGACGGGTCGGTCCCGGCCGCGAGCCGCTCCGAGGTCGCGGCTCGGTCGGGGTGCACCAGCCGGTCGGGCGGGCCGCCGCCGCAGAGCAGGGCCATGTCCCGGTAGGCGCCGAGCAGGTCGGCCAGCGCCTCGCGGATGGCGTCGAAGCGGACCCGGCGCAGCTCGCGGCGGTGGCGGGTCTCGAGCCGCTTCCGGACCGTGCCCGTGCCCCGGCCGCTGCCGAAGGTCTCCTCGAGCTCGGCCAGCTCGCGCGCCTGCCTGGCCTTGCTGGCCGCGGCCACCTCGTCGGCGAGGGCGACCACGGCGGCCGCGGCGGCGAGCGCCTCGGACGCCTGCCCGCCGGCGAGCCGCCCGACCAGGTCCAGGGTGGCCGACCGGCGGGTGCGGACCGCCTCGTCGGTGAGCAGGGCACGGGCCCGCGCGAGCCGGCCGTGGCTGGCCGCCGCCGCCCAGGCCGCCTGCTCGGGTGCGATCCCGAGCCCGTCGACGAGCGCGGAGGTGACCACGGCGGGCGGCAGGCTGGCGAACGCGAGCACCCGGGCACGGGACGGGATGGTTGCCAGGAGCGCCTCGGTGTGCCGCGTGACGAGCACGAACACGACCTCGGGGGGCGGCTCCTCGAGCACCTTGAGCAGCGCGTTGGCGGCTGCCTCGGTCAGCCGGTCGGCCTCGTCGAGGATGAACACGGCGGTGCGGCCCTCGTGCCGGGAGCGCGACGCCTCGTCGCGGAGGGCACGGACGTCCTCCACCAGGAGGTTGTCGCCCTCGGGCTCCAGCAGGTGCACGTCCGGGTGCACGCCTCGCAGGACCCGGCGACAGACGCCGCAGGTCCCGTCGCCCCCGGCCGGGCAGTTGAGGGCGGCGGCGAACACCCTGGCCAGGTGCACCTTGCCGACCCCGGGTGGGCCCGTGAACAGCCAGGCGTGGGTCACCCGGCCGGACTCGACCGCCTCGCGCAGGGTGGCCACCGCCTCGCCGTGGCCGACCACCTCATCCCAGACCGACATGGTGCTCCTCCAGGCGGGCGAGCACGGCCGCGCGCACCCGGTCGGCGACCTGCCCGGCGGGCGGACCGGCGTCGACCACGACGAACCGGTCGGGGTCGGGGTCGGACTTGGCCAGGTCGCGGAACGCCCGCCCGACCGCGCGGTGGAACTCGAGCTCCTGGTCCTCGATCCGGTCGCGGGTGCCGGTCCGGCGGGCCAGGCCGACCGACGGGTCCAGGTCGAGCAGGACCACGACGTCGGGGAGCAGCCCCCCGGTCCCCCACTGGTTGACCGCTTCGACCGTCTCGACGCCGAGGCCGCGGGCGGCGCCCTGGTAGGCAAGGGACGAGTGGAGGTACCGGTCGCACAGCACCACCGCCCCCCGGTCCAGGGCCGGGCGGATCACCTGCTCGACGAGCTGGGCCCTGGCGGCCGCGAACAGCAGCGCCTCGGCCCGCGGGTGCATGCCGGCCGAGGAGGGGTCGAGCAGGATCGCGCGGACGCGCTCCCCGAGGGGCGTGCCGCCGGGTTCCCGGGTGGTGACGACCTCCCGGCCGAGCCGTTCGAGCTCCCGCCCGAGCAGCCGGAGCTGGGTGGACTTGCCGGCCCCCTCGACACCCTCGAACGCGATGAACCGACCCACGCCCCGCTGGTCGGCGGCTGGTCCGGGGCCGTCCAGACCGGCAGCCGGTCGAGGGCTGTCCGGCCCGGCGGCCGGTCCGGGGCCGCCCGGCCCGGCGGCCGGTCCGGGGCTGTCCGGACCGGGCCCGACTCGGGAGGCGCGTGCTTGGCGCATGGCGGCCGGCAACGCTACGCGCTGACCAGCTCGGCCACCTGGACCTGGCTGCCGCACTTGGCGCAGGTCGCGGTGTCGCCGTCCTTGTCGGGGGCGAGCAGGCCGCCGCAGGTCGGGCACTTCTGGGCGAGGGGCGCCTGCCAGAGCGCGAAGTCGCAGTCGGGATAGCGGTTGCAGCCGTAGAACGTCTTGCCTCGCTTGGTCCGCTTGGAGACGACCTCGCCCGCGCCGCACTTGGGGCAGGTGCCGAACGACTGCTCGCCGAGGTTCTTGATGCCCTTGCACTTGGGGTAGTCCGAGCAGCCCAGGAACGGGCCGAAGCGGCCGCTGCGCTTGACCATCGGCTTGCCGCACTTGGGGCAGGGCACGTCGGTCAGCTCGGGCTCGGCCTGCTCGGCCTGGTCGGCCGACTGCTTGGCGTTGCGCCGGTACTTGCAGTCGGGGTAGCGGCTGCACGACAGGAACCAGCCGTAGCGGCCCCACTTGCGGACCAGCTTGGCGCCGGTCTCCGCACCGCACTGCGGGCAGGTCTCGTCGGTCGGCTCCTCGGGCCGCGAGACCTTCTCCTGACGCTCGGCGATCGTCCCCTCGACCTCGTCGAAGAAGGTCTTGACGAGCGGCTCCCAGGCTTTGGAGCCTCTCGCGATGCAGTCCAGGTCCTCCTCCATCTTGGCCGTGAAGCTGAGGTCGACGACCTTGGGGAAGACGTCGGCGAGCAGGTCGGTGACCACGATGCCGACGTCCTCGGGGTGGAAGCGCTTGCGGTCCAGCCGCACGTACTTGCGCTCCTGCAGGGTCGAGATCGTCGGCGAGTAGGTCGAGGGACGGCCGATGCCGTGCTCCTCGAGCGCCTTGACCAGGCTGGCCTCGGTGAAGCGGGGCGGCGGCTCGGTGAAGTGCTGCTCGGGGGTGAGCTCGACGAGCCGCAGGACCTGGCCGACGGTGAGCTCTGGCAGGGTGCCGGCCTCCTCCTCGAGGTCGTCGTCGCGGCCCTCCAGGTAGACGCGCACGAAGCCGTCGAAGCGCATGACCGACCCCGAGGCGCGGAACACCAGCTCCCCTGCCTCGATGTCGACGGTGGTCTGGTCGTAGACGGCCTGGGCCATCTGGGAGGCCACCGTCCGCTTCCAGATCAGCTCGTAGAGCTTGCGCTGGGCCGGCTCCAGGTGGCCGTGCAGCGACTCGGGCGTGCGCCTGACCCCGACGGGCCTGATCGCCTCGTGCGCCTCCTGGGCGAGCTTGGTCTTGGGCTTGTACTTCGTGGGGCGCACGTACTGGCTGCCGTAGCGCTCCCGCACCAGCCCGGCGATCTCGCCCTGGGCGACCTGCGACAGCGCCGGCGAGTCGGTGCGCATGTAGGTGATCAGGCCGACCGAGCCCTCGCCGGGCAGCTCGACCCCCTCGTAGAGCTGCTGGGCGATGGCCATCGTGCGCTTGGACGAGAAGCCGAGCTTGCGCGACGCCTCCTGCTGCAGGGTGGAGGTGGTGAAGGGCGGGGCCGCGCCGCGCCTGCGCTCGCTCTTGGTGACGTCCCGCACGATCCAGGTCGCGGCCCGGGCCGCCTCGGCGGCCACGGTCGCCGAGCCCTCGTCGCCGAGCACGAACTTCTGCTTCTCGCCGACCGGGTAGCGGGCGTGCACGGCCTCGTCGGCGTCGGTGGCCAGGTCGGCCTCGAGGCTCCAGTACTCCTGGGCCCGGAACGCGTCGATCTCCCGCTCGCGGTCGACGATCATCTTCAGGGCGGCGGACTGCACCCGCCCGGCCGACAGCCCGGCCCGCACCTTCCTCCAGAGGACCGGCGAGAGCTTGTAGCCCACGATGCGGTCGACCACCCGGCGTGCCTGCTGGGCGTCGACCAGGTGCGCGTTGATGTCGCGGGGGGCGGAGAACGCCTGCCGGACCGCGTCCGCGGTGATCTCGGTGAACGTGACCCTCCGGGTCGCGCCCGCCGCGAGCTTGGCCGCCTGGGCGATGTGCCAGGCGATCGCCTCGCCCTCACGGTCGGGGTCGGTGGCGAGGAAGACCTGCTCGGCGCCCTTGGCCGCCTTGCGGATCTCAGAGACCACCTTCTTGCCCTTGGCGGTCACCTCGTAGGTGACGGCGACGCCACCGTTGATCTCGACGGCGAAGTCTGACTTGGGGAGGTCTCGCACGTGCCCCATGGAGGCCAGGACGGAGTAGTCCTTCCCCAGATACTTTCCGATGGTCTTCGCCTTCGCCGGCGACTCGACCACCACCAGGTTGCGTGCCAATCCAACGTTCCTTCGTTCGAGGTCATCGACAGGCGACCGGGTACCTGCCTTGGGAGCCGGTCGGTTCCGTTCGACGGAACCGGACCGTTTCAGGGGAGACGGCGTAGTGTTCAGACCGCTCGCCTGAACTGTCAAGGCCGAAACAGCATCGCGCTATTCCCGCCCGTTGTCAGCCGGGCATCCACAGGCCGACGCTCCACCACCATCCTACCCACGCCCGCAACGGCGTACCCAGCCGGCGCCCGCAACGGCGCACCCAGGCCGTCAGGCACGGGGTCAGCGGACCTCGTCGACGTTGGCCGGCTGGGACGCGGGCGCACCCGCCGCACCGGCGCCCGAGACCTGGTGGTTGCGTCCGGGCGCGGCCGGGCTGGGCGCGGGCGGCATCTTCTCGGCCTGGGTGGCGATCAGCTCGGCACCGCCGGCCCGGCTGGAGCGCCACAGGGCCCAGCCGAGGACCGCCGTGCCCGCCACCGCGATCAGCACCCGCACGGCCGTGTCGTCCCCGAGCGCCACCACGGTCGGGACGATCAGCACCGCGACCAGGTTCATCACCTTGATGAGCGGGTTCAGCGCGGGCCCGGCGGTGTCCTTGAACGGGTCGCCGACGGTGTCGCCGATGACGGTCGCCTTGTGGGGCTCGGAGTTCTTGCCCCCGTGGTGGCCGTCCTCCACGTACTTCTTGGCGTTGTCCCAGGCCCCGCCGGCGTTGGACAGCATCACGGCCAGGAGCTGGCCGGTGAGGATCGCCCCCGCCAGGTAGGCCCCGAGGGCCTCGGCCTGGAACAGGAAGCCGACCGTGATCGGCGTCACCACCGCGAGCAGGCCGGGGGTGAGCAGCTCGCGCAGCGAGTCCCTGGTGCAGATGTCCACCACGGCTGCGTAGTTGGGCCGCTCGGTGTAGTCCATGATCCCCGGGTGCTCGCGGAACTGCTTGCGCACCTCGAACACGACCCGGCCGGCGGCCCGGCCCACGGCCCGGATCGCCTGGGCGGAGAACATGAACGGGACCGAGCCGCCGATCAGCAGGCCGACCAGCACTCCGGGATGGTCGATCCGGATGTCGACGAGGTCCGGGGGCACCCCGGCGGCGAGCAGGGCGCGCCGGAAGGCGCCGAACAGGCTGGTGGCGGCCAGCACGGCGGTCGCGATCGCCATGCCCTTGGTGATCGCCTTGGTGGTGTTGCCCACCGCGTCGAGCTTGGTGAGGACCTCGTTACCGGCCTCGCCGACGCTTCCCGACATCTCGGCGATGCCCTGCGCGTTGTCGCTGATCGGCCCGAAGGTGTCCATGGAGACG
This region of Actinomycetes bacterium genomic DNA includes:
- the tmk gene encoding dTMP kinase gives rise to the protein MGRFIAFEGVEGAGKSTQLRLLGRELERLGREVVTTREPGGTPLGERVRAILLDPSSAGMHPRAEALLFAAARAQLVEQVIRPALDRGAVVLCDRYLHSSLAYQGAARGLGVETVEAVNQWGTGGLLPDVVVLLDLDPSVGLARRTGTRDRIEDQELEFHRAVGRAFRDLAKSDPDPDRFVVVDAGPPAGQVADRVRAAVLARLEEHHVGLG
- the holB gene encoding DNA polymerase III subunit delta', with the translated sequence MSVWDEVVGHGEAVATLREAVESGRVTHAWLFTGPPGVGKVHLARVFAAALNCPAGGDGTCGVCRRVLRGVHPDVHLLEPEGDNLLVEDVRALRDEASRSRHEGRTAVFILDEADRLTEAAANALLKVLEEPPPEVVFVLVTRHTEALLATIPSRARVLAFASLPPAVVTSALVDGLGIAPEQAAWAAAASHGRLARARALLTDEAVRTRRSATLDLVGRLAGGQASEALAAAAAVVALADEVAAASKARQARELAELEETFGSGRGTGTVRKRLETRHRRELRRVRFDAIREALADLLGAYRDMALLCGGGPPDRLVHPDRAATSERLAAGTDPSAAVRAATALEEADRRLAIGAAPLLTLEAAFLSVQAAFAGPRIPMARLEIRR
- the topA gene encoding type I DNA topoisomerase: MARNLVVVESPAKAKTIGKYLGKDYSVLASMGHVRDLPKSDFAVEINGGVAVTYEVTAKGKKVVSEIRKAAKGAEQVFLATDPDREGEAIAWHIAQAAKLAAGATRRVTFTEITADAVRQAFSAPRDINAHLVDAQQARRVVDRIVGYKLSPVLWRKVRAGLSAGRVQSAALKMIVDREREIDAFRAQEYWSLEADLATDADEAVHARYPVGEKQKFVLGDEGSATVAAEAARAATWIVRDVTKSERRRGAAPPFTTSTLQQEASRKLGFSSKRTMAIAQQLYEGVELPGEGSVGLITYMRTDSPALSQVAQGEIAGLVRERYGSQYVRPTKYKPKTKLAQEAHEAIRPVGVRRTPESLHGHLEPAQRKLYELIWKRTVASQMAQAVYDQTTVDIEAGELVFRASGSVMRFDGFVRVYLEGRDDDLEEEAGTLPELTVGQVLRLVELTPEQHFTEPPPRFTEASLVKALEEHGIGRPSTYSPTISTLQERKYVRLDRKRFHPEDVGIVVTDLLADVFPKVVDLSFTAKMEEDLDCIARGSKAWEPLVKTFFDEVEGTIAERQEKVSRPEEPTDETCPQCGAETGAKLVRKWGRYGWFLSCSRYPDCKYRRNAKQSADQAEQAEPELTDVPCPKCGKPMVKRSGRFGPFLGCSDYPKCKGIKNLGEQSFGTCPKCGAGEVVSKRTKRGKTFYGCNRYPDCDFALWQAPLAQKCPTCGGLLAPDKDGDTATCAKCGSQVQVAELVSA